A window of Alphaproteobacteria bacterium genomic DNA:
TGCCCGATTTGAAAGAAATGCTGCCACTCGATATTACGCACACTCTCAGAAGTGCTGCGGCGGCGCCTGCTTCTGACAGCTCTGTCGCTGAGGCCGTAGGCAGGAAAAAGCAAGATTTAGATGCAAAAAAAGCCACCGCCGTGAAAAAAGGCAATGTCGTATTTGGTGGTGGTGCATCACCAACCCCTCCCACGCCAACCTCAAATGTAGGGCGGCCACCAGAAACTCCCTCACAGCCACGTCGCACAATACGCGAAATATCCTAGGCTTCTTCGTTTGCTTGCAACGCGTGTTCGTCTCCTTCTTCTGGCAGAACTTCGATGGCTTCTTCCTGCATTACTTGTCCTCCACCCAGCACTTTGTATAGGTTCACCGTATTCACTAAACGTTGCTTGCGGGTTTCAATCAGGCTTTGTTGCGCCTGATATTGCGAACGCTGTGCATCCAACACCAACAGAAAATTATCAATCCCCTTATCATACCGCGCTTGCGATATGATATAGGCGTCATTTGATGCTTTGACCAAGCTTGCCTGTGCGGCTAATTGCTGATTAAGCGTTGCACGGGTTGCCAGCTCATCTGCCACCTCTTTAAATGCCACCTGAATCGCCTTTTCATATTGCGCTATTGCAATATCACGCTCTGTTTCATTAATCATCAAATTAGCCCAGTTGCGTCCGCCCTGAAATATGGGTAGCGAAATGCGCGGGGCAAAGCTCCATATAGGTGCTGCGGCGCTGGTAAACAAATCGGTTAGCTCGCCGCTCGATTCACCAATACTCGCTGTGAGAGTTATGCTCGGAAAAAATGCTGCACGCGCCGCTCCTATATCAGCATTTTCGCTTTGCAATACATGCTCTGCCTGACGGATATCCGGACGCAGCAGCAATACTTCCGATGGCAATCCCACCGGCAGATTTTCCATGAGTGACACCTCTGCCAGCGTATTATCCTCCGATAGAAGTGCCGTATTTTCTTTACCCATCAGCACTGCCAAAGCATTCATATCTTGTTGCACCAAACGGGTATACAGCGCATGATTCACCCGTGCCGTGGCCAGTGGAATTTCTGATTGCGCCCCCTCAAGCTTACCAGCGATTCCATAATCAAATCGCTTTGCCACCAACTCAGATGAACGTAACTGCGCATCGAGGGTTTTCTGCGTCAGCGCCAGAATTTCTTTATCTGCCAAAAGCTGTAAATACGCATTAGCCGTTTCGGCAATAAGCGATACCTGCACCGCTTTTTGCGCTTCTTGCGTTGCCAGAAAGTCTTGTTGTGCAGAAACCGACAAACTACGTAAGCGCCCGAAAAAATCCAACCCATAGGAGGCGGCAATTTCTGCGGAATACACTTCACTAATAAAGCTGCTATTATCACCATTAGATCCGGTTTGATTAAACGCTGCATTTTGCGATATTCGTTGCTTATTACCCGAAATCACTCCAGTAATATCCGGCAATAGGGAGGCACGTTGCAGATTATATGCGCCGCGCACTGCTTCTACATTTAGCGCTGCCAGCCTCAAATCGCGGTTATGCTCCAAAGCGATGCCAATCACCTGTTGCAACTGCGATGAGCGGAAAAATTCCTGCCATGCAATTGCTGCCACCGGATCTGTCTGAACTTGTGTAGCCTCTGCGCCCATTGGCCATTGCGCCGAAACCGGTAGTGCAGGTCGGTTATAGTCAGGAATCAAGGTGCAGCCCGCTAGCAAACTCGCACTCAGCGCCATGGTCGCAACAAGCTTAATCATCGCCAGACTCCTTATGATTTGCGTTCACTGCGATAGGCGCTTTAGGTTTTTTATTAATCAATCGCTCTACCACTACAAAAAACATTGGCACAAAGAAAATTGCTAAAAACGTAGCCGAAAGCATCCCACCCATCACACCAATACCAATGGCGTTCTGGCTGGCCGATCCTGCGCCGCTGGCAATGGCCAATGGCGTTACGCCAAGCACAAATGCCATGGATGTCATCAAAATAGGACGAAAACGTTGCTTGGCGGCAATCATGGTAGATTCCATCAAATCATGCCCTTCGTCATACAAATCCTTTGCAAATTCCACAATCAAAATGGCGTTCTTGGCAGAAAGTCCGATGGTGGTAAGCAATCCTACCTGAAAATACACATCGTTGCTGAGTCCGGCTACGCTGGTAAACACCACCGCCCCTAACACCCCAAGCGGCACCACTAAAATTACAGCAAACGGCACTGTCCAGCTTTCGTATAATGCTGCCAGACATAAAAATACCACTAATATCGAAAGTGCATATAATGCGGGTGCTTGCGCGCCACTCAAACGCTCTTCATATGACAAGCCAGACCATTCAATGCCAAAATCACCGGGCAGTTTTTCTACCATTGCGGCCATTTCGTCCATTGCCACACCCGAACTTATGCCCTCTGCGGGGCCACCCTGAATATTTACCGAGGCAATACCATTAAAGCGCTCCAATTTGGGCGAGCCAAATTCCCAACGCGCTGTAGAGAATGTGCTGAACGGCACCATATCGCCCGAAGCATTACGCACATACCACGAATCCACATCTTCCGGCATCATACGATACGGTGCGTCTG
This region includes:
- a CDS encoding efflux transporter outer membrane subunit, with translation MIKLVATMALSASLLAGCTLIPDYNRPALPVSAQWPMGAEATQVQTDPVAAIAWQEFFRSSQLQQVIGIALEHNRDLRLAALNVEAVRGAYNLQRASLLPDITGVISGNKQRISQNAAFNQTGSNGDNSSFISEVYSAEIAASYGLDFFGRLRSLSVSAQQDFLATQEAQKAVQVSLIAETANAYLQLLADKEILALTQKTLDAQLRSSELVAKRFDYGIAGKLEGAQSEIPLATARVNHALYTRLVQQDMNALAVLMGKENTALLSEDNTLAEVSLMENLPVGLPSEVLLLRPDIRQAEHVLQSENADIGAARAAFFPSITLTASIGESSGELTDLFTSAAAPIWSFAPRISLPIFQGGRNWANLMINETERDIAIAQYEKAIQVAFKEVADELATRATLNQQLAAQASLVKASNDAYIISQARYDKGIDNFLLVLDAQRSQYQAQQSLIETRKQRLVNTVNLYKVLGGGQVMQEEAIEVLPEEGDEHALQANEEA